In the genome of Shewanella glacialimarina, one region contains:
- a CDS encoding thymidylate synthase: MRQYLDLCQRIVDEGTWVNNERTNKRCLTVINADLSYDVANNQFPLVTTRKSFWKSAIAEIIGYMRGYQNAADFRALGTKTWDANANLNEAWLNNPNRKGEDDLGLIYGALGRAFPKPNGGHVDLLQGIVDDLSKGIDNRGEILTFLHPGAFDLGCLRPCMYEHHFSLLGDTLYLNSTQRSCDVPLGLNFNMVQVYVLLALMAQITGKKPGKAYHKIVNAHIYEDQLAPMRDIQLKREPLAVPKLIINPDIKSLKDIETWVTLEDFKVEGYEHHDAIQYPFAV, from the coding sequence ATGAGACAATATTTGGATCTTTGCCAACGTATCGTAGACGAAGGCACTTGGGTTAATAATGAAAGAACCAACAAACGCTGTTTAACTGTTATTAATGCCGACCTGAGTTATGATGTTGCCAATAATCAATTCCCGCTTGTTACCACTCGGAAAAGTTTTTGGAAGTCGGCCATAGCTGAAATTATCGGTTATATGCGCGGTTATCAAAATGCCGCTGACTTTCGTGCGTTGGGCACAAAAACCTGGGACGCTAATGCAAACTTAAATGAAGCATGGCTTAACAACCCTAATCGTAAAGGCGAAGATGACTTAGGGTTAATTTATGGTGCGTTAGGCAGAGCATTCCCTAAACCAAATGGCGGCCATGTTGATTTATTGCAAGGTATTGTCGATGATCTTTCAAAAGGTATAGATAATCGAGGCGAAATATTAACTTTCCTACACCCTGGCGCATTTGATCTAGGCTGCTTACGCCCTTGTATGTACGAACATCATTTTTCATTATTGGGTGACACCCTGTATTTAAACAGTACTCAACGTAGCTGTGATGTGCCGCTTGGCTTAAACTTCAATATGGTTCAGGTCTATGTATTATTAGCATTAATGGCGCAAATAACCGGTAAAAAACCCGGTAAGGCTTACCATAAAATTGTTAATGCTCATATTTATGAAGACCAATTAGCCCCTATGCGCGATATCCAACTGAAGCGTGAACCTTTAGCTGTGCCCAAATTGATTATTAACCCAGACATAAAAAGCCTCAAAGACATTGAGACTTGGGTAACCTTAGAGGATTTTAAGGTGGAAGGGTATGAGCATCACGATGCTATTCAATACCCATTTGCGGTGTAA
- a CDS encoding YybH family protein: MMKNRSITILLTSAMLLMSAGYSGLSLAHGDETHVVEKAQFIGIDSAAGKVVTQFHNALQTGNEAIVRQSLTENVQIYEGGKVERSLVEYASHHLHADMAYLKGLTITLKEHQVAITGDIAISTAISHAQGEYKSKSVDSITMETLVLVKLADGSWKISHVHWS; encoded by the coding sequence ATGATGAAAAACAGATCGATAACAATATTACTAACGAGCGCGATGTTACTGATGTCAGCAGGGTACAGTGGCTTAAGTTTAGCTCATGGAGATGAAACTCATGTCGTCGAAAAGGCTCAGTTTATCGGCATAGATTCTGCAGCTGGCAAGGTCGTTACACAGTTCCACAATGCTTTACAAACAGGAAATGAAGCCATTGTTAGGCAATCATTAACGGAAAATGTCCAAATTTATGAAGGTGGTAAAGTTGAACGTTCACTGGTGGAATATGCCAGCCATCATTTACATGCTGATATGGCATACCTAAAAGGATTAACTATTACGCTCAAAGAGCATCAAGTCGCCATAACTGGTGATATCGCGATTTCTACAGCAATCAGTCATGCACAAGGTGAGTATAAAAGTAAAAGTGTTGATTCAATCACCATGGAAACCTTAGTACTGGTCAAGCTAGCCGATGGCAGTTGGAAAATCAGCCATGTCCACTGGTCGTAA
- a CDS encoding copper resistance D family protein: protein MILTVFEISALISKWVIYLSVAAVIGGTLMQYLIKGQLNLSISVAKYIGLGAALGLITVSVNYFAQVGAFAESGLMGIFDAQMHAFLWPTQVGQTVLWRLIGFGVMLLASWMMLHKKSYIRQFSAVLATISCLLIAVTFTFIGHSTELGLLAQGLVLIHVLIVGSWIGAFYPLWKLCSTDDHSDDKVYDNRVIKNVMDTFGRLGKVIVILVLLSGMGMVWMLFNSPTELLSSNYGIAVTIKLSLVAIILLIAAWHKFVLVPKLTIESPSLAKQKLQKSIGFEALVGLLILATTAVLSSVLGPISLG, encoded by the coding sequence ATGATATTAACCGTATTTGAAATATCGGCGTTGATATCTAAATGGGTTATCTATCTTAGTGTTGCCGCCGTGATTGGCGGCACATTGATGCAATATCTCATTAAGGGTCAACTTAATCTGAGCATTAGCGTTGCAAAATATATCGGCCTAGGTGCCGCTTTGGGATTGATTACCGTGAGTGTCAATTATTTTGCTCAAGTAGGGGCTTTTGCTGAAAGTGGCTTGATGGGAATATTCGATGCGCAGATGCATGCTTTTCTCTGGCCAACTCAGGTAGGGCAAACGGTGCTTTGGCGCTTAATCGGTTTTGGCGTAATGCTATTAGCCAGTTGGATGATGTTGCATAAAAAGAGTTATATCAGGCAGTTTTCCGCGGTATTAGCGACTATCAGTTGTCTGTTAATTGCTGTTACTTTTACTTTTATTGGCCACAGCACCGAACTGGGATTACTTGCACAAGGCTTAGTATTGATACACGTGTTGATCGTTGGTAGTTGGATAGGCGCATTTTATCCATTATGGAAACTCTGTAGCACCGATGACCACAGTGATGACAAGGTCTATGATAACCGCGTGATAAAAAATGTCATGGATACATTTGGTCGTTTAGGCAAAGTGATTGTCATTCTAGTATTGCTTTCGGGGATGGGAATGGTGTGGATGTTGTTTAATAGTCCCACTGAATTACTCAGTTCCAATTATGGTATAGCGGTCACCATCAAACTAAGTTTGGTGGCTATCATTTTACTTATTGCGGCATGGCATAAATTTGTTTTGGTGCCTAAATTAACTATTGAGAGCCCATCTCTCGCAAAACAAAAACTACAAAAATCGATAGGATTCGAGGCACTTGTTGGCTTGCTGATATTAGCAACAACAGCGGTCCTCTCCAGTGTGCTAGGTCCAATCAGTCTTGGATAA
- a CDS encoding copper resistance CopC family protein — protein sequence MKLFNRVLVVTSLFFSASAFAHVGLVSSLPNNGAMLSQAPTTLELAFTAPVRLVKLTLQDEKLQSIPLTLPASTSSQAAFSFTLPVLTATHYTVNWMIMGDDGHKMKGNMSFMLHGSGLNTRSTSPMPMENETEEHKAHQ from the coding sequence ATGAAATTATTTAACCGCGTTTTAGTCGTAACAAGTCTGTTCTTTAGTGCTTCAGCATTTGCTCATGTCGGGCTGGTCAGTTCTCTGCCCAATAACGGAGCCATGCTAAGTCAAGCCCCAACAACACTTGAACTGGCCTTTACTGCTCCGGTGCGTTTGGTCAAATTAACACTTCAAGATGAGAAGCTGCAAAGCATACCGCTAACATTACCAGCAAGTACGAGCAGCCAAGCGGCATTTTCATTCACCCTGCCAGTATTAACCGCAACTCATTACACTGTTAACTGGATGATCATGGGGGACGATGGTCATAAGATGAAAGGTAACATGAGTTTTATGCTACACGGTTCAGGCTTAAACACTCGCAGCACGTCACCTATGCCGATGGAAAATGAAACAGAAGAACATAAAGCACATCAATAA
- a CDS encoding copper resistance protein B yields the protein MNKTNLMALGLLSLSATLSSSAVFAGGNDDPLLTKVMLDQFERGVDPQDPTQFSAQAWLGYDLNKLWLKTEGEYSNSDKQDLEIQALYSKPIAPYWDVQFGIKTDIKPTPNRNWAVIGVQGLAPYFFDIDAALFIGEQGRTAMRLSAEYELLITQKWILTPEVEVNLFGKDDAELGIGSGLSDVSAGLRLRYEIVREFAPYIGVDWRQKLGNTADYARSEGEDTQETQFVIGFSAWF from the coding sequence ATGAATAAAACGAATTTAATGGCCTTGGGACTGTTGAGTCTGAGCGCCACATTGTCCAGTTCAGCTGTGTTTGCCGGCGGTAATGATGACCCTCTATTAACAAAAGTCATGCTGGATCAATTTGAAAGAGGCGTCGATCCGCAAGATCCCACCCAGTTTAGTGCACAAGCCTGGTTAGGTTACGATTTGAATAAGCTGTGGCTTAAAACCGAAGGTGAATATTCAAATAGTGATAAGCAAGACCTTGAAATTCAGGCTCTTTACAGTAAGCCCATCGCACCATACTGGGATGTACAATTCGGTATTAAAACCGATATCAAACCGACGCCGAACCGTAATTGGGCTGTGATTGGGGTTCAAGGATTAGCGCCATATTTCTTTGATATTGACGCTGCCTTATTCATAGGTGAACAAGGCCGTACGGCTATGCGCTTGAGTGCGGAATATGAACTGTTAATCACTCAAAAGTGGATACTCACACCTGAAGTAGAAGTTAATTTATTTGGTAAAGACGATGCTGAACTTGGAATAGGCTCAGGCTTATCTGACGTCAGTGCTGGGCTGCGATTGAGATACGAGATTGTTCGAGAGTTCGCGCCATATATTGGTGTCGATTGGCGTCAGAAGCTGGGTAATACCGCCGATTACGCCCGAAGTGAAGGGGAAGATACACAAGAAACCCAGTTTGTTATTGGTTTTAGCGCTTGGTTTTAA
- a CDS encoding DUF411 domain-containing protein: protein MSALYRHSISFFRVIGTIFILQVVGVMLPAHAAQPDSTAPLLTVYKDANCGCCEKWLTHISERGFSVDAHNINNLYEFKQSKGIPASMQSCHTAVSSQGYVFEGHIPAKFISLFLASPPKDAIGLTVPAMPVGSPGMEYQDKFMPYQVLLLKKDGSSLVYAQVNSLEESVQ from the coding sequence ATGTCTGCTTTATATCGCCATTCTATTAGTTTTTTTCGTGTCATAGGTACGATTTTTATTCTGCAAGTGGTGGGAGTGATGTTACCTGCCCATGCAGCACAACCTGACTCTACTGCACCATTACTCACTGTTTATAAAGATGCCAATTGTGGCTGTTGTGAGAAATGGCTTACTCATATTAGTGAGCGTGGATTTAGTGTTGATGCTCACAATATTAACAACCTTTATGAGTTTAAACAGTCAAAGGGTATTCCTGCTTCGATGCAATCTTGTCATACCGCAGTGTCATCTCAAGGTTATGTGTTTGAAGGGCATATCCCGGCAAAATTCATTAGTCTCTTTTTAGCCTCCCCCCCTAAAGATGCTATCGGCCTAACCGTTCCGGCTATGCCTGTGGGCAGCCCTGGTATGGAGTATCAAGATAAATTTATGCCATACCAAGTATTACTGCTGAAAAAAGATGGCAGTAGCCTGGTTTACGCCCAAGTGAATTCGCTTGAGGAATCTGTGCAATGA
- a CDS encoding cupredoxin domain-containing protein: MLINLLCIALIGFIIWWFWLYKPSNETKVDASTSILVKDGVYTPARIKIAANTPTEITFLRQDKSGCSATVLLPDLEISQDLALDKPTTIALPALEKGEYPFHCQMQMYKGMLIVE; this comes from the coding sequence ATGTTAATCAATTTACTGTGTATCGCATTAATCGGTTTTATTATTTGGTGGTTTTGGTTATATAAACCATCAAATGAAACTAAGGTTGACGCTAGCACATCTATACTGGTTAAAGACGGGGTGTATACGCCAGCACGAATTAAGATAGCGGCTAATACACCTACAGAAATAACCTTTTTACGCCAAGATAAATCCGGATGTTCAGCCACCGTCTTACTACCCGACTTAGAGATTAGCCAGGATTTAGCGCTGGATAAACCCACGACGATAGCGTTACCAGCACTGGAAAAGGGCGAATATCCATTTCATTGTCAGATGCAAATGTATAAAGGCATGTTGATCGTTGAGTAA
- a CDS encoding heavy metal translocating P-type ATPase, with amino-acid sequence MENTTHSTMQLNILGAGCASCVGKIEKAINSVQGVDSAEMNFADRTVLVKGKAAAELIIKAVESAGYNATQIQAESAEDAMNEKEQADLQHYKSLLRHTIIALSVGIPLMVYGLFIGEMTVSSLSEQVVWGLVGVVTLAIMLISGRHFYIGAWKSFLNHNANMDTLIALGTGTAWIYSMLIVAFPQWFPEMARHVYFEATAMIIGLINLGLALEVKARGKTSEAIKRLIGLQAKTARVIRDGKDVDIDIAHVLLNDHVRVRPGEKIPVDGVVIEGKSTIDESMLTGEPMPVEKAVDDNVVTGTLNKSGSIIFKATRVGKDTALARIISMVKRAQNSKPPIGRLADVIAAYFVPAIMIIAIVSAMVWFNFGPEPSSVFAIVSATTVLIIACPCALGLATPMSVMVGVGKAAESGVLIRNGEALQTASKITAMILDKTGTITEGKPQVTDIILVNADSEEQVLALSAGIESHSEHPLAQAIVESARARGIDAINTDHFTAISGKGVEAQVDGQTLLFGNLKLMQDKHIDIGLHEAKAQVLAEEAKTPMYLALAGQLLAIIAVSDPIKSDSIEAIARLKDSGIKVIMLTGDNSATAAAVAKKVGIDDFFAEVMPEDKAKKVAELQQQNEVVGMTGDGINDAPALALADVGFAIGTGTDVAIESADITLMRGSLHGLADAIAISKATLRNIKQNLFGAFIYNVAGIPLAAGVLYPVFGILLNPVIAGAAMAFSSLTVVSNANRLRLFKAKEH; translated from the coding sequence ATGGAGAACACAACACACTCAACTATGCAGCTCAATATTCTCGGAGCAGGCTGCGCGAGTTGTGTGGGCAAAATTGAAAAAGCGATTAACAGCGTGCAAGGCGTTGATTCGGCCGAGATGAACTTTGCCGACAGAACGGTACTGGTTAAGGGTAAAGCTGCTGCCGAGTTGATTATAAAAGCGGTAGAAAGTGCCGGTTATAACGCCACTCAAATCCAAGCTGAGTCGGCAGAAGATGCCATGAACGAAAAAGAGCAGGCTGATTTACAGCATTATAAAAGTCTATTACGCCATACCATTATCGCCTTATCAGTCGGTATTCCGTTGATGGTTTATGGACTTTTTATTGGCGAAATGACGGTATCAAGCCTATCAGAGCAAGTGGTGTGGGGACTGGTTGGTGTAGTTACTCTTGCCATTATGCTGATCTCCGGTAGGCATTTTTATATTGGTGCTTGGAAATCTTTTTTAAACCATAACGCCAATATGGATACCCTCATCGCCTTAGGAACAGGAACGGCTTGGATATATTCGATGTTAATTGTGGCATTTCCGCAGTGGTTTCCTGAGATGGCAAGGCATGTTTACTTTGAAGCGACTGCCATGATTATTGGGTTAATTAATCTTGGTTTAGCACTAGAAGTGAAAGCGCGCGGTAAGACCTCTGAAGCCATTAAGCGTCTTATTGGCCTGCAAGCTAAAACGGCTCGAGTTATCCGTGATGGAAAAGATGTCGACATCGATATTGCTCATGTATTACTTAACGATCACGTAAGAGTTCGTCCTGGCGAAAAAATCCCAGTCGATGGGGTTGTTATTGAAGGTAAAAGTACCATTGATGAGTCAATGTTGACCGGTGAGCCAATGCCGGTTGAAAAAGCTGTTGATGACAACGTTGTAACCGGTACTTTGAATAAGTCTGGATCAATCATATTTAAAGCTACTCGTGTTGGTAAAGATACCGCACTGGCGCGCATTATTAGTATGGTCAAACGGGCGCAAAACTCTAAGCCGCCGATCGGTCGTTTAGCTGATGTCATAGCCGCTTACTTTGTGCCAGCCATTATGATCATCGCTATTGTCAGTGCCATGGTGTGGTTTAACTTTGGTCCTGAACCATCGAGCGTATTTGCCATCGTGTCTGCAACAACAGTATTAATTATTGCTTGCCCTTGTGCGCTAGGACTGGCCACACCAATGTCGGTCATGGTCGGTGTGGGTAAGGCGGCTGAGTCGGGTGTGCTAATTCGTAACGGTGAAGCATTGCAAACTGCGTCTAAAATCACCGCCATGATTTTAGATAAAACCGGCACCATTACCGAAGGTAAACCGCAAGTTACCGATATTATTTTGGTTAATGCCGACAGTGAAGAGCAGGTCCTTGCTTTATCTGCTGGGATTGAAAGTCACTCAGAACACCCATTAGCCCAAGCCATTGTTGAAAGTGCGCGTGCTAGAGGTATTGATGCGATCAATACTGACCACTTTACTGCCATTTCTGGCAAAGGTGTAGAGGCGCAGGTTGATGGACAAACATTATTGTTTGGTAATCTCAAATTAATGCAAGACAAACACATTGATATTGGTCTCCATGAAGCTAAAGCCCAGGTATTAGCGGAAGAGGCTAAAACACCGATGTATTTGGCACTTGCAGGGCAGTTGTTGGCCATTATTGCAGTATCAGATCCGATAAAGTCTGATTCAATCGAAGCGATTGCGAGACTCAAAGACAGTGGCATCAAAGTGATTATGTTAACCGGAGATAATAGCGCGACCGCAGCCGCTGTGGCTAAAAAAGTCGGTATTGATGACTTTTTCGCCGAAGTTATGCCAGAAGATAAAGCCAAAAAAGTCGCTGAACTTCAGCAACAAAATGAAGTGGTTGGTATGACCGGTGATGGCATTAATGACGCTCCAGCGTTAGCCTTAGCGGATGTCGGCTTTGCTATTGGTACAGGCACAGATGTTGCGATAGAAAGCGCTGATATTACCTTAATGCGCGGCTCTCTTCATGGTTTAGCCGATGCGATAGCCATTAGTAAAGCAACGCTGCGCAACATTAAACAAAACTTGTTTGGCGCATTTATTTATAACGTCGCGGGTATTCCCCTCGCGGCAGGTGTGCTTTATCCAGTGTTTGGTATTTTGCTAAACCCAGTGATTGCCGGCGCGGCGATGGCCTTTTCATCACTGACAGTCGTGAGTAACGCTAACCGCTTACGTTTGTTTAAAGCTAAAGAACACTAG
- a CDS encoding MerR family transcriptional regulator, with protein MKVNQLANELSITADTVRFYTRIGLLNPNKSPVNGYKIYNGEDKSRMQFILSARKLDFSVDEIKVIFFKTDHGESACHLVRALVKQKLDETQQQFNEMVKLRARLSQAVEQWSTMADNLPTGNMVCNLIEGTNQTDSSKSSVAQHDNIKLMLREIK; from the coding sequence ATGAAAGTGAATCAACTTGCTAATGAATTAAGTATCACCGCCGACACAGTGCGCTTTTACACACGTATTGGACTGCTTAATCCCAATAAATCGCCCGTTAATGGTTATAAAATTTATAACGGTGAGGATAAGTCGCGTATGCAATTTATCTTAAGCGCTCGTAAGCTTGATTTTTCAGTTGATGAAATTAAAGTGATTTTTTTTAAGACCGACCACGGTGAAAGTGCCTGTCATCTTGTGCGGGCATTAGTGAAACAAAAGCTGGATGAAACACAGCAGCAATTTAATGAAATGGTCAAACTAAGAGCAAGGCTTTCACAAGCCGTTGAGCAATGGTCAACCATGGCAGATAACTTGCCGACAGGAAACATGGTTTGTAACTTGATTGAAGGTACAAATCAAACTGACAGCTCTAAATCAAGCGTTGCTCAACATGACAATATCAAATTGATGTTAAGGGAGATTAAGTAA
- a CDS encoding DUF2057 family protein: MKKFIAISLLSLASSASMAATISLPDYLIFTAIDGKPVLNKSQLEVSSGQHLIELQFYEVFSSGPDDTNSIKSDSLYWSLNLSKDEDIQVYTKDILSSKNAKNFIKSPFITLESATIKGETVKLVNHQELMAIIMKQHTKMMQQ; encoded by the coding sequence ATGAAAAAATTTATTGCTATCTCATTACTATCTTTAGCCAGCTCAGCATCAATGGCTGCCACTATCTCATTACCAGATTATTTGATTTTTACTGCTATCGATGGAAAACCGGTATTAAATAAAAGCCAATTAGAGGTTTCTTCTGGTCAACATTTAATTGAATTACAGTTTTATGAAGTGTTCTCCTCTGGGCCTGATGATACTAATTCTATTAAATCAGACTCGCTATATTGGAGCTTAAATCTATCTAAAGATGAAGATATTCAAGTGTATACCAAAGATATTTTATCTTCTAAAAATGCAAAAAACTTTATCAAATCACCGTTTATAACATTAGAAAGCGCGACTATTAAAGGTGAAACCGTTAAGTTAGTTAATCACCAAGAGTTAATGGCTATCATCATGAAACAACATACTAAAATGATGCAGCAGTAA
- a CDS encoding sulfite exporter TauE/SafE family protein produces MENLLLVFSICLGLGAIVGFLAGLLGIGGGLIIVPALLYILPWVGINSSLLTHVAIATSLSTIILTSLSSATAHHKRGNIPWALFKPIFPGIVLGALSAGFVSEMIPSDQLQQAFAIFVVLMAIQMAFPFKSKGEGKLPPSWVLFIVSILIALVAGMMGIGGGVLLVPFLTVCGLQMKQAVGFSSATGFLIAIAGTTGYVIAGFDAPDLPSGTLGYIYLPALFGIIISSMIFAPFGVKAASTLPTPILKKAFAGLLLVVGLKLIFS; encoded by the coding sequence TTGGAAAATTTGTTACTGGTTTTTTCAATATGTCTTGGATTAGGGGCAATTGTAGGTTTTTTGGCTGGATTATTAGGTATTGGCGGTGGGCTGATTATCGTGCCCGCATTATTGTATATTCTGCCTTGGGTAGGCATTAACTCTTCTCTATTAACTCATGTCGCTATTGCAACGTCATTGAGCACCATTATTTTAACCTCTTTATCTTCAGCAACCGCGCACCATAAACGAGGTAACATTCCTTGGGCGTTATTTAAACCAATATTCCCTGGTATTGTTCTAGGGGCATTGTCAGCGGGTTTTGTGTCAGAAATGATCCCATCGGATCAGCTACAGCAAGCTTTTGCGATTTTTGTGGTATTGATGGCCATTCAAATGGCATTTCCCTTTAAGTCAAAAGGCGAAGGTAAGCTACCTCCTTCATGGGTGTTGTTTATTGTGTCTATTTTAATCGCATTAGTCGCAGGTATGATGGGAATTGGTGGCGGGGTATTATTAGTCCCCTTTTTAACCGTTTGCGGTTTACAAATGAAACAAGCGGTAGGTTTCTCCTCGGCAACCGGTTTTTTAATTGCTATCGCTGGAACGACGGGATATGTCATTGCAGGTTTTGATGCGCCTGATTTGCCCTCTGGTACCTTAGGTTACATTTATTTACCGGCATTATTCGGTATTATCATTAGCTCAATGATTTTTGCCCCTTTTGGCGTCAAAGCTGCGAGCACCTTACCTACGCCAATACTAAAAAAGGCCTTTGCAGGTCTTTTGTTGGTAGTAGGTTTGAAATTGATTTTTAGTTAA
- the ptsP gene encoding phosphoenolpyruvate--protein phosphotransferase — translation MLNTLRDITQAVAAANTLTAALSLLVVQTKHAMATQCCSIYLLEQQQLVLSATEGLHQSAVGHVRMPLTEGLVGLAAEREEAVNLADARIHPRFKLFPEVEEEEYRAFLAVPIIYQKMVVGVIVVQQPNPRQFSEGEEAFLMTLAAQLAVVIRSLKNKAAITNVQDQVVFNGTTASSGIAIAKGLVLGGVISLEQADLACESIEHETTRVKLAISRSKDMLSAISQRFERDKAEDVASIFSAFKLLLDDSSLGGEYVREVAAGWRAESAVSRVSIRYIDQFLAMDDPYLKERASDIRELGQKVLRQLIEPDRLEFEPETPVILVAKEVDATMLAEFPRHKLAGIVTKLGGVNAHAAILARALGVPALVGVEQVLETNIDNKLLVLNANRGQLLVSPSPAVVAEYQALIRVDAEKQKRFSAELSLPAKTLDGKRIHLYLNAGLLSGIESDIADGADGIGLYRTEIPFMLHQRFPSEAEQIKVYQRVLNAAGDRPVVMRTLDVGGDKPLPYFPIKEDNPFLGWRGIRLSLDHPELFLMQLRAMLQAGGKGKQLQILLPMVSNLDEIDQTIEYLDQAYNELNIELNSMLTRPKIGVMLEVPALLYQLDDVAKRVDFVSVGSNDLTQYLLAVDRNNPNVSSLFDSYHPSILRALKRALDECLQHDLDVSVCGELAGEPYGALLLVAMGYTKLSMNQASLARINYLLRRVSHSQLNQVLTICLSVSNATQVKQVLFEFTQQHQLEDILH, via the coding sequence GTGTTAAATACACTTAGGGATATTACACAGGCCGTTGCCGCTGCTAACACATTAACAGCGGCATTATCGCTATTGGTTGTGCAAACTAAGCATGCTATGGCCACTCAGTGTTGTTCTATTTATCTTCTTGAGCAACAGCAGCTGGTGCTTTCTGCTACAGAAGGACTGCATCAATCTGCTGTTGGCCATGTTCGAATGCCATTAACAGAAGGGTTAGTCGGATTAGCTGCTGAACGCGAAGAAGCGGTTAATTTAGCTGATGCAAGAATTCACCCGCGTTTTAAATTATTCCCTGAAGTTGAAGAAGAAGAGTATCGCGCTTTTCTTGCTGTGCCGATCATTTATCAAAAAATGGTGGTAGGTGTCATTGTGGTTCAGCAACCCAATCCTCGCCAGTTTAGCGAGGGTGAAGAAGCCTTTTTAATGACATTAGCGGCGCAATTAGCCGTGGTGATCCGCAGTTTAAAAAATAAAGCGGCTATTACTAATGTGCAAGACCAAGTGGTCTTTAATGGCACCACAGCATCAAGTGGCATTGCAATCGCTAAGGGATTGGTACTCGGGGGGGTTATTTCCCTAGAACAAGCTGATTTAGCATGTGAAAGCATAGAGCATGAAACCACTCGGGTTAAATTAGCCATTAGTCGCAGCAAAGATATGTTAAGTGCTATTTCACAGCGATTTGAACGTGATAAAGCAGAAGATGTGGCCTCTATTTTTTCCGCTTTTAAACTGTTGCTCGATGACAGTAGTCTGGGGGGGGAATATGTTCGAGAAGTTGCCGCAGGTTGGCGAGCTGAATCTGCAGTAAGTCGAGTATCTATTCGATATATTGATCAATTCTTGGCAATGGATGATCCCTACCTTAAAGAACGAGCTAGTGATATTCGCGAGCTCGGTCAAAAGGTGCTGCGTCAGTTAATTGAGCCCGATAGGTTAGAGTTTGAACCTGAAACACCGGTAATTCTGGTTGCTAAAGAAGTCGATGCGACTATGTTGGCAGAATTTCCGCGCCATAAGTTAGCCGGTATTGTGACTAAACTCGGTGGTGTTAATGCCCACGCAGCAATCCTTGCAAGAGCTCTAGGTGTGCCTGCATTGGTTGGTGTTGAGCAGGTATTAGAGACCAATATAGATAATAAGCTATTGGTCCTAAACGCCAACCGAGGCCAGTTACTGGTGTCGCCATCACCCGCAGTGGTGGCCGAATATCAAGCACTTATTAGAGTCGATGCTGAAAAACAAAAACGCTTCTCTGCCGAGCTGTCTTTGCCTGCAAAGACACTTGATGGCAAACGTATTCATTTATATTTGAATGCGGGTCTATTGAGTGGGATTGAGTCTGATATTGCTGATGGAGCCGATGGCATAGGCTTATACCGCACCGAAATTCCCTTTATGTTGCATCAACGATTCCCTAGCGAAGCAGAGCAGATTAAAGTCTATCAAAGGGTATTAAATGCAGCGGGTGATCGCCCTGTTGTCATGCGTACACTTGATGTTGGTGGAGATAAACCCTTGCCGTATTTCCCCATTAAAGAAGACAATCCCTTTTTAGGCTGGCGAGGAATTAGGCTGTCGCTTGATCATCCTGAGTTGTTTTTAATGCAATTAAGAGCGATGTTACAAGCGGGTGGTAAAGGTAAACAGTTACAAATTCTATTGCCTATGGTCAGTAACCTAGATGAAATAGATCAAACTATAGAATATCTTGATCAGGCTTATAATGAGTTGAATATTGAATTGAATAGTATGCTGACTCGACCAAAAATTGGTGTGATGCTTGAGGTTCCTGCTTTGCTGTATCAGTTAGATGATGTGGCTAAGCGAGTTGATTTTGTCTCTGTAGGTAGTAATGATTTAACTCAATACTTGTTGGCTGTAGATCGTAATAATCCTAATGTAAGTTCACTGTTTGATAGCTATCATCCCAGTATTTTAAGGGCGCTAAAGCGCGCATTGGATGAGTGCCTACAGCATGATTTAGATGTCAGTGTTTGTGGTGAGCTTGCAGGTGAACCCTATGGTGCGCTTTTATTAGTGGCGATGGGATACACCAAGCTCAGTATGAACCAGGCGAGTTTAGCGCGAATCAATTATCTTCTTCGACGAGTATCGCATTCCCAATTAAACCAAGTACTGACAATTTGTTTATCTGTTTCTAATGCCACCCAAGTGAAACAAGTGCTGTTTGAATTTACTCAACAACATCAATTAGAAGATATTTTACACTAG